The DNA window AAGGGCGCACGTCGACCGGTACGATGGTCGCGATCTTCTCGAGGTGCGCGCAATCCTTTGGGTTGCGCGTGTACAGGGGGAGCCGCGCCGACACGGCCGTGGCGGCGA is part of the Deltaproteobacteria bacterium genome and encodes:
- a CDS encoding type II toxin-antitoxin system VapC family toxin, with amino-acid sequence MAERRHARGLVDTSVGRMADLLIAATAVSARLPLYTRNPKDCAHLEKIATIVPVDVRPSG